The following nucleotide sequence is from Solidesulfovibrio carbinolicus.
CCTCGGCCATGGCCCGGCACACGGCCGCCGTGTCATCGGTTCCGCCGTTGTCCAGCACCGTGACCCGGGCCGGCCCGAGCCGGCTTGCCGCCAGCCGTTCCAGGGTCGGGCGCAGCAGGGCGGCCCGGTTCCAGGTGTAGACGAAGACGTGGAGGGTCCCGGGCAGGGTGTTGAGATCGGCGGCCGGCGGCGGGGCCAGGAGCGCGGCCAGCCGGGCCGTGAGATCGGGATGCCAGTTGTCCTCGCGCCACAGCGTCGCCAGGGCCTCGGCCGCCGCCTCGCGCTGGCCGGTCTCGGCCAGCAGATGGGCCTGGGCCAGGGCGGCGTAGCGCGGGAAGCAATCCCGGTCCAGGCGGGAAAGGGTCGCCTGCCAGGCGGCCGGGCCGTCCCAGGCCAGGGCGGCTTCCAGGGCCAGACGCGCGCCAAGGGGCGTCAAGGCGGGATCGGCCAGAAGCGGGGCCACGGCCTGCCGGGCCAGCTCCGGCAGCCCACGGACCAGGGCCAGGGCAAAGGCTTTGCCGCGCCAGTAGAGGCCATGCCGGGGATCGTCCATGGCGGGAGCCAGAAAGGCCAGGGCCGGGCCGGGGTCCGGGGCCTGGGCCAGGGGGGTCAGGGCCTGGGCGTTGGCCGGACGGACCAGCCGCCGGGCCAGTTCCCGGGTGAGCGCCCGGCGGGCCGGGGCGTCGTCCAGGGGCCGGCCGGCCTCGCGGGCGGCGGCGGCCAGGGCCGGGTCCAGGGGGGCGCGTTCAAAGCCCCAGGCGGCAAGCTTGGCGGACAGGATCGAGAATTTGGGCGCGCCGGCGGCCAGGACGGCCAACCCGGCGGCCTGATGGCGCAGGAGCCAGTCGCCTTCCAGGCCGTAAGCCCACAGCGGCAGATGGGGCCGCAGGCTGGCGGCGGGCGGATGGGGCGCGAGGCGGTGTATCATGGCGTCCGGTGCTGGCAAGGTTTGGCGGTTTGACGAAAGGCGCGTTACAGGGCATGTAACGCTCGCTTCCCGACATGAAAAGGCCTGGCCCGGAAACGGACCCGCCAGGGCATGAGGACCCGAGATGCTTCGAGGAACATCCACTGTTTTCCTGCTGCTCGTCGTTATGGGCGCGGCCCTTGGCCTGACGGCCGGGTGCGGCAAATACGACGGGCTTGAACGCAATATGCAGTACGTGTCCGACGACCTGGTGCGCAAGGACGCGGCGCTTGCCTGGCAGCAGGTCACGGCCGCCCACGCCGCCTGGCAAAAGGCCGGCCAGAGCCACGAGCCGGCCGACGCCGCCTTTGTCGCCTACCAGGACGCCTACGGCCGCTATGCGGTGGTCTACAACGAACTGCTGGACCGCACCAACGCGCCCGGCGGGTTTTCCAGCCGGTTGCGCACCCCGACCGACACCCTGCCGCCGCCGCCGCCGGGCGTGTCCGTGCCGCCGGCCCAGGCTTCGCCGGCCCCGACCCCGGAGATGGAGCCGGCCGGCCGCGAACTGACCGACACGACGCCTGCCCGTCCCCTGGCCGGTGGCGCGGCCAAACCCGCCCCGACGCCGGCTTCGGCCGCCGTGGTCCCTGCGGCTCCGGCTCCGGCCGCGACGCCGACCGCCGCGCCGGCCTCGGGCAAGGCCAAGGTCGTGCCGGCCGGACCGGGTTCCTACATTATCCAGCCCGGGGACACCTTGTATTCCATCGCCAAGCGCCATGGCCTGAGCGAAAAGCGGCTGGCCGAGGCCAACGGCATCGCCGATCCGACCAAGATCGCCGTGGGCAAGGCCCTGACCATCCCGGCGCCCTGAGTTCTTTCGACTTATCTCGTGAAATCAAGGCCTTCGGCTAGCCGCCGAAGGCCTTTTTCATGGCCAAGGCCAGCGCCTTCAGACGGTGCTCGTAGGTGTGCTCGGCCGCGATGCGTTCCCGGGCCGCCCGGCTTAGGCGCTCACGCTCGGCCGGATGGACCAAGTAATGCCGGGCCAGGGCTTCGATCTCGCCGGGTTCGGCGTAGACGGCCGCCTCCTGGCCGGGCGTGAACAGCGCCGCCAGCTGCTCACGGGCGTCGGTGAGGACAAAGCCGCCGGCCGCCGGCACGTCGAACACCCGCTGGTTGACCGCGCCCTTCATCTGCAGGCTGGTGGCGTTGAGGCTGACGTCGCTTTGGGAGTAAAAAAGCGGCAGGTCGTCGTAATAATCCAGGGGGGCCAAGCGCTTCCAGGCCGTGCCGCAGCCCGGATAGACCGTTTCCCAGCCGTGGTCCCCGGCAATGAGCGGCCTAAGCGGCAGCAGGCGCGACACGCAGTCCTGACGGTAGCGCCGGGTGGCCTCCCAGGTCAGGGCCAGTTCGGCCTCCAGGCGTTTCTCGCTGCCGTCCAGGGCGGCATAAAGGTCGGCCGTGGCCGGATGCCCGGCCAGGAAACGGCCGGCGTCGCGCTCGGGCGAGGCGGCGAAGGCGTCGGCCGCCGCCCTAACGCCTCGGGCCAGGGCCGGGGACAGCCGGGCCAGGGTTTCGGCTGCTTGACCGTTCATGGACGCCCCGACAAAAGACGCCGCCGCCCGCCAGGGATGGCCGGCCACCGGGGCGCGCGGGGCAAACCGGGCCGGGTCCGTGGCCAGGGGCAGCCAGGCGGTGTGGGCAAATCCCTGGCCGGCCATGGCCTGGGCCATGTCGGCGTCGTAGGAAAAGAGCATGACTCCGGGGCCGGCCAGCCCGGCGAAATCGTGGAGCACCAGGCGCGGGCTGTCCACGAACCAGGAGGCCAGGGGCAGCCCGATCTCGGCCAGCAGGGCGGTGAGCCGGCCTTCCCGGTCCAGGCCCAGATGGTTGACGGTGAGCGCGAAGTCCGGCCGAAACCGGGCCACGGCGGCGAGCAGCCCCTCGACCACGGCGGTCTCGCCGCGCTCGCCCCGGCCCATGTCCAGGCGCTCGTGGGGCATGTCCAGGCGGTCGAACGCCGTTTCGATCTCGCGGTAGAGGAAATAGGGCCGCCACAAGAGCAGCACGCGCGGCTTGGGCGAGGCAAGCTTTTGGTAGCCGATCTCCCGGCGCAGGGCTTCGTAGCGGGCGCAGCCGGCCGCCACGCCGGCCTGCCAGTCCGGGTCCAGGCGGGGATAGGCCGGGTGGACGACGAGGCACAGCCGGGCGAACCCGGCCGCTCGGGCGGCGTCGGCGGCCGCCCCGGCGGCGGCCAGGGGATCGGCGTCGTCCCGGAAAACGACCTTCGTCTCGGCGGCGAACCGCTCCCTCACGCCGGCGGCTTCCTGGATGGCGGCCTGCCGGTCGAGGACAAAGACGGCCGGGCAACCGGCCTCCAGGGCGGCCGCGATGCCGTGTCCCAGGCCCGCGCCCAAAAGGACGGCCACCGGCGGCCGGTCGTCGGGCGCGGTCAGGGCGGCCCGCGCCCGGGCGGCCTCGGCCGCGCCGCCGCCCCGGCCGGCCAGATGGCGGACCTTGCCGTCGGCCTCCAGGCGCACGTCGACCACCGTGCCGTCCGGGGCGGAAAGGGCGGTGGCCACGTAGGCCGGGGACTTTGGCGGCGCGGGCGGCATGGGGTCAGCGTCCGGGCAGGTTGAGGATGCGGGTGACGGCTCGGCCGGGGATGCTGAAAAAGCCCTGGAGCACCCGGTAGACCACGTCGCCGATGATGCGGCTGCGGTCGATGGTGACTTTGGGACCGTCCAGGGGGCCGATGATGGTGGCCGGCACATGGCTGCCGCTGGGCAGGGTGGCGATCAGGTTGAGGTCGATGGTCTCGTGGCGCAGATCGCACTCGCCCCGGCCGGCCACCACCATGCGCGGGCTTTCGATGCGGAAATCGTCGCTGTGGGCCACGCCGCCCTTGGCGTTCCAGCTGGAGGAGAACATCTCGAAGGGCAGGCGTTCTTCCTGGGGCTTGCCGTCCACGAGCTTGTCCGGGTCGCGGACCTTGATCTCGCCGCGCGTGATCTGCAAATGGCCGGTGCCGGTCAGATTGCCGCGCAGCTCTTCTTCGGTGGCCCCGCTGGTGCGGGCGGCCACCACAAAGGTGCAGGCCCCGGAGGCCAGGGTGTCGCCCTCGGCCCAGTCGCGCAGGAACCGGGCGATCTCGATGCCTTCGAGTTTGAGTTCGATGGCGGTCTTAAGGGCCGTGTCCCGGGCGTCGCCGCGCACCTCCACGAACAGCCGGCCGGCATAGAAGCGCGGCGATTCCTGGCGAAAGGTGAAAAGTCCGTTTTTGGCGTTAAACGAGGCCGTGCCGGCGTCGAAGGTCACGTTGCCCTTTTTGAGCCAGCCGAAATGCAGCTTGAGGTCCAAGGCGGCTTCGCGCAGGCCCTTGAAGTCGATCTTCTGGCGTCGTTCGGCCAGGGGCGGCGGCCCGGCGGCCGGCTTGTGCGGGGAGTAGGCGTCAAGATCGAGGCGGTCCACCGTGAGCTCCCACTTGCCCCGGGCCGGATCGAACCGCTCGAAGTTGCCGTGGCCGGTCAGATGGGTTTCGTCGAGGCTGGCGGCCAGTTTCGAGACGACCACGCCCTTGTCGTCCACGGCTGCGGCCACGGCCAAGGAAGCCTTGGTCAAAAGCGTGGCCGGCGCTTCGGCCGGCAGGGAAAAGCCCAGGGCCGGCAGCACCTGGCGCGGTGAAAACGTGCCCGTCTCCAGGCTGCACTGCACCGGCGCGGCCTCGCCGCCCTTGCGCCAGACCCTGGCCGTGGCCGAGGCCCCGGCAAAGCCCAGGGACAGTTCGCCCAGGGAAAAGCCGCCGCCGGACTCGGCCGCCACCGGTCCGGAAAGGGTGAGCCGCAACTCGCCGCCGCCGGACAGCCGGGCCAGGGCCGAGGCCTCGAACTTGCCCTGGAACACCTCGCGCAGCCGGCCCTCGCGGTCCAGGGCCAGGGGGCCGGCCAGGGCCGCCCGCGGGTCGCGCAGATTCGGGCCGTCCGGTCCACCGTCAAAGGACGCGGCGGCCAGGGTGGCGTTGGCCTCGCCTTCGATGCCCTCGGCCCCATCCACGCCTTTGAAGGTCAGGCTGATTTTGGGCGCGGCCAGGGTCTGGCGGGAGCCGGCCCGGCCCAGGGCCAGCCGGGGCGCTTCGGCCTCGACAGCGGCGCTGACCGCGCCAAGCCGGCCCTTGGGGCCGCCGGCTGCCTCCAGGCCGAGCTTGGCGGCGATGGGTCCGGTCAGGCCCGATTTGGGGAACAGCTTGCCGGCTTCTGCTCCGGCCAGCTGCAAGGCCCCGGTCAGGCGGCCGGTGGTCTGGCGCTCAAGGGAGCCGGAGAGCCGCCCGCCCCAGGCCTCGGCGGTTTCCACGGCGGCGGTGATCCCTTTTTCGCCCAGGGAAAGGTCGAGGACGGCGTTTTTGAGGTCCAGGCCCCGCCCGCTAACCTGCTCCAGGCGCAGTTTGCCCTTGGCCCGGGGCAGGGTGGCGGCTGGTCCCGACTGGCCCGACTGGTTCGGCTGCCCGGCTGGGCCGACCAGGCCGGCCAGACGGTCGAGGTCCAGGTGGTCCACGGCGAGATCAAAGCCCAGGCCCGGTCCGCCGCCCGGAGCCGGGCCGATCTGGCCGCGAAGAACCAGTCCCCCGGCCTTGGCCTCCAGGCCCGAAAGCTGCCATTTGCCCGAAGGCTCGGCCAAAAGCGTGAGCTGGCCCCGGGCCGCAACCGGCCCGGCCGGCAGGCTGCCCAGGCCCAGGGCCTTGGCTGCTGCGGCCGCGTCGGGGCTGGAAAGGGTCCAGGAACCGGCCGCGCCCGTGGCGTCCAGGCGGCCGGAAAAGCGACTGACAAGGCCCAGGGGTTCCAGGGCGGCCTGGATGTCGTAACCCGGGCCGCCGTCCGGGCCGCCGGTGGGCGAAAGCCGGGCGTCGAGGCTGGCCACCTGCCCCCCGGGCAGCACGGCCGTGGCCGGCCCCAGGCGCACGAGCCCGGGCGCGCCGCGCAGGGTGGCTGCGGCTTCGGCCAAGGACAGACCGCCGACGACGCAGCGGGAGCAGGCGACTTGCGCGTCGAGATCAAGGCCGAAGATCCACGGCCCGGGCACGGGCCAGCCGCCCCCGCCGCCAAGGCCCAGGGCGTCGAAATCGACGTCCTCGGCTTTGATCTGCCCGGACAGGGCCGGCCGGTCGCCGGGAATGAGCCGGGCCGAGCCGTGCGCCGTGCCCCGGGGCAGGCGGGCCGTGAGATCGGTCAGGTGCAGGCCGTCCTTGTCCCCGGCCAGGGCCAGGTCGGCCGTGAGGCGATTGGGCAGGGGGGCGGTCAGCGCGGCATCGGCCGGAGCGGATGGGGCGGCCGGAGACGTGGCCGGGGCTTGGGGCTCTTGCGGAGCGGCCACCAGGCTTTCCGGGCTTCCGGGCTTGGCCAACCCTAAAATGGCCCGCCAGCCGCCGAGCAGGTCGGCGTCCAGCTTCAGCTTGCCGGCCAGACGCGGCGCACCGGGCAGGTCGGAGACCCCGGCCATGCCGGTGAGCCGTGCCCCGTCGGCCCGGGCGTCGATGTCGGACAGGGTGAGCGCGGCGGCGGCCGCGTCGTAGTCGAGCGTCAGTCGCGAGACCACCCGGGTCGGCACGGCCCCCCCCGGGACCAGGGGGGCGTCGATGACAAGCCCGGTCTCCACCCGCACGCCGTGCAGCCCCAGCCGGCCGGAGCCGGGATCGAAGGAAGCCCGGCCCTGGAGGTGGCACTGGAGCTCGCCGCCCGGCACAAGGCCCATGGCCTCGAAGCTGGCCGCGAAATCGAAGGGTTGGCCCAGGCCCGTGCGCAGCCGCGCGCCGGTGACGGACAGGACCTTGCCCGTGGCCGCGTCGTCGTAGCGCACGGCGACGTTGTTCAGGTGCACGGCCCGGGGCTGGGGCACGACGGTCCAGCCCGAGCCGGCCTGGGCGTCCTGGGGCGCGGCCAGGTCGTCCCAGTTGGTCCGGCCGTCGGCGGCCCGGGCCAGATGCACGGTCACGTCCCTGGCCCGCACCGAGCCCGGCGAGATGACCTTGGCCAACAGCGGGGCCATGCGGATGGTCATCTCCACCTGGCGGGCGGCGAACATGGGGCCGTCGCCAAAGCCTGGGGCCTGGGCCACGGCCACCGGCCCCATGGACAGGCCGAGCCAGGGAGTCATGGTGATGGAGACGTCGCCGGACAGCACGGTGTCCCGGCCCAGGGCGTCGGTGAGGGCCTTTTGGGCCATTTCCCGTAGCCGCTCGGGGCCGATGATGTGCTTGGCCAGGGGCGGCAGGGCCAGGGCCAGGATGAGCAAGGCTCCGGCCAGGGCGGCGGCCAGTTTGAGCAGGCGGCGCTTGGCCGGCGGGGCGACGGGGTTGTCCATAGGGCGGGAAGCGGGAGTCCTACAGCGTGACGTTTAAGCCCGTGCGGCCGGGCAGGCCGCGCTGGGCTTCCACGGTCAGGCGGCGGCCGTTTTTCACGGCCAGCAGAAACGACGCGCCGTCGGTGACGTCGTTGACTTCGACCTTCCAGCCGCGCGAGGCCACATCCTTGGCGTAAAAGGCGCTGACCTCGGCCGGGCTGGCCCCGGTTTCGAAGATGACCGTGGCTGCCTTGGGAAAGCGGATCACGCGCTTGAATTCCGCCCCCGGGAATATCCCGGCTTCGTTGCCGAGCACGGCCCGAAAGTCTTCCTGGGCGGCCGCCGACGTGGCTAATAAAGCGAAACAGCAGGCAAAAACAAACAGGCGCGCCCAAACGGTCCTCGCCACGGCCAACCTCCTTTGGAATCGGGCTTCCTTGTGCTACGAGACCGGCCCGAAGTCAAAGGCGGCCGGGGTTGCCGTTTTGGCCGATCCGTGAAAAAAAGCGCCGAGAACTTTTCAGCAAGGAAACGCACATGCCAAGGACACTCCGGGCCGCTCTGGCCCTGGCGGCGCTGGCCGTCGCCCTGGTCGGCTGCAACCGCGATACCGGCGGCGGCGAAGCCAAATATCTGCACCTGTTCAATACCGCCTGGGCCAAGACCAGCAATTTGGGGCTGTACGAGGTCAAGGTGGCCTCGGTTGCGCCCCTGCCCGACGGCATGAAGGTCGTGACCGTCAATTACCTGTTCAACAACGGCATGGTGCCGGACCAGGGCCGGGCCGCCATGCTCGTGTCGCCGGAAAACCGGCTGGCCGATCCCTGCGTGGTCGATCTGGAGATCGACCAGTGCCTGGGCGGCGGTGCGCCGATCTGGCACGCCAAACCGTAGTCGCGCGACCTTTAAAAAATACGAGAGTATTTTTTAAAAAATAGAATGGTTTTCGCTTGTTGCCAGCGAAACGGCGTGGTGCCTTGCCAAGGCGGCACATGCCCGATCCGTTTCATGGGAGACAAGCGGCCTGGAGCGCGCCGTCCGCCTGATGGGCGGACGCGGTTCGTCAAAATGCAAGGCCAGGGAGTCCGGGGCGCGGCGTCGCTTGTAAGGCCGGCCGCTTCCCGGCAGGCCCCAGGGCTGAAATGATACTGCCAACCACCAAAGGCGGGTGCATGTCCAAAGTCTATCTCATCGGAGCCGGTCCGGGCGATCCGGGCCTTTTGACCCTTCGCGCCAAGGAACTCCTCGAAACGGCCGATGTCGTGGTCTACGACTATCTGGCCAACAAGGCCTTCCTGGATTTCTGCCGCAAGGACGCGGAAATCTATTACGTCGGCAAGAAGGGCGGCGACCACACCCTGCCCCAGGACAAGATCAACGACCTGCTGGTGGACATGGCCAAGTCCGGCAAGGTGGTGGCCCGCCTCAAAGGCGGCGATCCCTTTGTCTTTGGCCGGGGCGGCGAGGAAGCCGAGGAGCTCATCGCCGCCGGTTGCGACTTCGAGGTCGTGCCCGGCGTCACCTCGGCCGTGGCCGCGCCGGCTTATGCCGGCATCCCCATCACCCACCGCTCGTTTACCTCGTCGGTGTCGTTTATTACCGGCCACGAGGACCCGACCAAGACCGAAAGCTCGCTCAATTGGGAAGCTTTCGCCAAGTCCGGCTCCACCCTGGTCTTTTTCATGGGCGTGAAAAACCTGCCCCATATCACCGAAAATCTCATGAAGGCCGGGATGCCCGGCGACACCCCGGCCGCCCTGGTGCGCTGGGGCACCACCTGCCGTCATCGCAGCCTGGTGGCCACCGTGGCCACCATGCCCGAGGAAGCCCAGAAACACGGCTTCGCCCCGCCGTCGCTGTTTGTCGTCGGCGGCGTGGCCACGCTCCACGACAAGCTGGCCTGGTACGAAAAGCGCGCCCTTCTCGGCAAGGGCGTGGTCGTCACCCGCAGCCGCGAGCAGGCCAGTGATTTGACCCGCCTGCTGGGGGCCGAAGGGGCTTGCTGCTACGAGTTCCCGGCCATCGAGATCGCGCCGCTGACCGACGTCGCTCCGGTCGACGCGGCCATCGACAGCCTCTACGACAACGACTGGGTCGTCTTCACCTCGGCCAACGGCGTGGACTGCTTTTTCGAGCGCATTGACGCCAAGGGCCTGGACGCCCGGGCCTTCGCCGGCATCCGCATCGCCGCCATCGGGCCGGCCACGGCCAAAAAGCTCGCCGAACGGGGGCTTCGGGCCGATTTCATCCCCGAGCGCTTCGTGGCCGAATCCGTGGTCGAGGGACTGCTCGCCCAGGACGTGGCCGGCAAGAAGGTGCTCATCCCCCGCGCCCGCGAAGCCCGGGACGTGCTGCCCGAAAAGCTGGCCGAAGCCGGCTGCACGGTCACCGTGCTGCCGGTCTACGACACCCGGCCCGTGGACCAGGACCCGGCCGAGATCATCCAGGCCGTGAAAAACGGCGAGATCCACTACGTCACCTTCACCTCGTCCTCGACGGTGAAGAACTTCTTCGCCCAGATTCCGCCCGAGGTGCTCAAGGCCTCGGCCGTCAAGACCGCCTGCATCGGCCCCATCACGGCCGCCACCTTGGCCGAATACGGGTTCACGCCGGACGTCAACGCCGCCGCCTACACCGTGCCGGCCCTGGCCCAGGCTGTCATCGACGACGCGAGGCGCGGCGCGTGACGCTCCCCCTTGCCGTCCTCGCGTCCGGCGGCGGGTCCAACCTGCAAGCCATCATCGACCGTATCGAGGAAGGCAAGATCGCGGCACGCATCGTCGCCGTCGTGTCCAACAAACCCCAGGCGCGGGCGCTTTCGCGCGCCCGCGCCCACGGCATCCCGGCCATCGCCCTGCCCCAGGACGACTACCCGGACCGGGCCGCCTACGACGCGGCGCTGCTGGCCGCCGTCCAGGACTCCGGGGCCCAGGCCGTGATCCTGGCCGGCTACCTGCGCCTGCTCGCCGCGCCCTTTATCGCTGCTTTCCGAAACCGCATCCTCAACATCCACCCGGCGCTGCTGCCAAGCTTC
It contains:
- a CDS encoding AsmA family protein translates to MDNPVAPPAKRRLLKLAAALAGALLILALALPPLAKHIIGPERLREMAQKALTDALGRDTVLSGDVSITMTPWLGLSMGPVAVAQAPGFGDGPMFAARQVEMTIRMAPLLAKVISPGSVRARDVTVHLARAADGRTNWDDLAAPQDAQAGSGWTVVPQPRAVHLNNVAVRYDDAATGKVLSVTGARLRTGLGQPFDFAASFEAMGLVPGGELQCHLQGRASFDPGSGRLGLHGVRVETGLVIDAPLVPGGAVPTRVVSRLTLDYDAAAAALTLSDIDARADGARLTGMAGVSDLPGAPRLAGKLKLDADLLGGWRAILGLAKPGSPESLVAAPQEPQAPATSPAAPSAPADAALTAPLPNRLTADLALAGDKDGLHLTDLTARLPRGTAHGSARLIPGDRPALSGQIKAEDVDFDALGLGGGGGWPVPGPWIFGLDLDAQVACSRCVVGGLSLAEAAATLRGAPGLVRLGPATAVLPGGQVASLDARLSPTGGPDGGPGYDIQAALEPLGLVSRFSGRLDATGAAGSWTLSSPDAAAAAKALGLGSLPAGPVAARGQLTLLAEPSGKWQLSGLEAKAGGLVLRGQIGPAPGGGPGLGFDLAVDHLDLDRLAGLVGPAGQPNQSGQSGPAATLPRAKGKLRLEQVSGRGLDLKNAVLDLSLGEKGITAAVETAEAWGGRLSGSLERQTTGRLTGALQLAGAEAGKLFPKSGLTGPIAAKLGLEAAGGPKGRLGAVSAAVEAEAPRLALGRAGSRQTLAAPKISLTFKGVDGAEGIEGEANATLAAASFDGGPDGPNLRDPRAALAGPLALDREGRLREVFQGKFEASALARLSGGGELRLTLSGPVAAESGGGFSLGELSLGFAGASATARVWRKGGEAAPVQCSLETGTFSPRQVLPALGFSLPAEAPATLLTKASLAVAAAVDDKGVVVSKLAASLDETHLTGHGNFERFDPARGKWELTVDRLDLDAYSPHKPAAGPPPLAERRQKIDFKGLREAALDLKLHFGWLKKGNVTFDAGTASFNAKNGLFTFRQESPRFYAGRLFVEVRGDARDTALKTAIELKLEGIEIARFLRDWAEGDTLASGACTFVVAARTSGATEEELRGNLTGTGHLQITRGEIKVRDPDKLVDGKPQEERLPFEMFSSSWNAKGGVAHSDDFRIESPRMVVAGRGECDLRHETIDLNLIATLPSGSHVPATIIGPLDGPKVTIDRSRIIGDVVYRVLQGFFSIPGRAVTRILNLPGR
- a CDS encoding CgeB family protein; the protein is MPPAPPKSPAYVATALSAPDGTVVDVRLEADGKVRHLAGRGGGAAEAARARAALTAPDDRPPVAVLLGAGLGHGIAAALEAGCPAVFVLDRQAAIQEAAGVRERFAAETKVVFRDDADPLAAAGAAADAARAAGFARLCLVVHPAYPRLDPDWQAGVAAGCARYEALRREIGYQKLASPKPRVLLLWRPYFLYREIETAFDRLDMPHERLDMGRGERGETAVVEGLLAAVARFRPDFALTVNHLGLDREGRLTALLAEIGLPLASWFVDSPRLVLHDFAGLAGPGVMLFSYDADMAQAMAGQGFAHTAWLPLATDPARFAPRAPVAGHPWRAAASFVGASMNGQAAETLARLSPALARGVRAAADAFAASPERDAGRFLAGHPATADLYAALDGSEKRLEAELALTWEATRRYRQDCVSRLLPLRPLIAGDHGWETVYPGCGTAWKRLAPLDYYDDLPLFYSQSDVSLNATSLQMKGAVNQRVFDVPAAGGFVLTDAREQLAALFTPGQEAAVYAEPGEIEALARHYLVHPAERERLSRAARERIAAEHTYEHRLKALALAMKKAFGG
- the purN gene encoding phosphoribosylglycinamide formyltransferase; the protein is MTLPLAVLASGGGSNLQAIIDRIEEGKIAARIVAVVSNKPQARALSRARAHGIPAIALPQDDYPDRAAYDAALLAAVQDSGAQAVILAGYLRLLAAPFIAAFRNRILNIHPALLPSFPGLRVQAAAASYGVTIAGATVHFVDEEMDSGPIVIQAAVPAGPDDDGESLAARILTLEHRIYPQAVAWLAAGRLAIAGRKTRLAPSSLPPADLATVSPCLVNPMLEEGF
- a CDS encoding LysM peptidoglycan-binding domain-containing protein, translating into MLRGTSTVFLLLVVMGAALGLTAGCGKYDGLERNMQYVSDDLVRKDAALAWQQVTAAHAAWQKAGQSHEPADAAFVAYQDAYGRYAVVYNELLDRTNAPGGFSSRLRTPTDTLPPPPPGVSVPPAQASPAPTPEMEPAGRELTDTTPARPLAGGAAKPAPTPASAAVVPAAPAPAATPTAAPASGKAKVVPAGPGSYIIQPGDTLYSIAKRHGLSEKRLAEANGIADPTKIAVGKALTIPAP
- the cobA gene encoding uroporphyrinogen-III C-methyltransferase, which encodes MSKVYLIGAGPGDPGLLTLRAKELLETADVVVYDYLANKAFLDFCRKDAEIYYVGKKGGDHTLPQDKINDLLVDMAKSGKVVARLKGGDPFVFGRGGEEAEELIAAGCDFEVVPGVTSAVAAPAYAGIPITHRSFTSSVSFITGHEDPTKTESSLNWEAFAKSGSTLVFFMGVKNLPHITENLMKAGMPGDTPAALVRWGTTCRHRSLVATVATMPEEAQKHGFAPPSLFVVGGVATLHDKLAWYEKRALLGKGVVVTRSREQASDLTRLLGAEGACCYEFPAIEIAPLTDVAPVDAAIDSLYDNDWVVFTSANGVDCFFERIDAKGLDARAFAGIRIAAIGPATAKKLAERGLRADFIPERFVAESVVEGLLAQDVAGKKVLIPRAREARDVLPEKLAEAGCTVTVLPVYDTRPVDQDPAEIIQAVKNGEIHYVTFTSSSTVKNFFAQIPPEVLKASAVKTACIGPITAATLAEYGFTPDVNAAAYTVPALAQAVIDDARRGA
- a CDS encoding glycosyltransferase family A protein, translating into MIHRLAPHPPAASLRPHLPLWAYGLEGDWLLRHQAAGLAVLAAGAPKFSILSAKLAAWGFERAPLDPALAAAAREAGRPLDDAPARRALTRELARRLVRPANAQALTPLAQAPDPGPALAFLAPAMDDPRHGLYWRGKAFALALVRGLPELARQAVAPLLADPALTPLGARLALEAALAWDGPAAWQATLSRLDRDCFPRYAALAQAHLLAETGQREAAAEALATLWREDNWHPDLTARLAALLAPPPAADLNTLPGTLHVFVYTWNRAALLRPTLERLAASRLGPARVTVLDNGGTDDTAAVCRAMAEGFAPGRFACLTLPINVGAPAARNWLARTAGLGPDDLAAYLDDDALVAPDWLEQLAGALAADAEADVAGARVVADAPGAARVAQAADVRLLPPDEAHAVRPLVNAGPGPDLGLLAVVRPCASVSGCCHLLRARALAGPAAPFDIRFSPSQFDDLARDLAGFTAGRRAVYVGTAAVAHRQHAGPGQAKSAAAVGQLLGARTKLDGLFSRQAMEQAAERDLDLAWACLAEAFAAVHQRLAD